The following are encoded together in the Primulina tabacum isolate GXHZ01 chromosome 18, ASM2559414v2, whole genome shotgun sequence genome:
- the LOC142533175 gene encoding large ribosomal subunit protein mL101 (rPPR4): MASSFMRQFEKKRSILKRSGKKYVEEALYKNLFKNGGEDQSVREQLNHFLKSYKSAYKWEVGKSLKHLRSRKLYGPALKLSETMEKRGMNRTVSDEAIHLDLVAKSNGISAAETYFLNLPESSKNHLTYGALLNCYCKDLMTEKAVALFEKMKELNLELTSMPYNSLMTLHLKTGLPKMVPTIIQEMKACDIMPDIYTYNVWMRALAAVEDIPGVEKVIDEMKRDGRVAGDWTTYSNLASIYADAGLFDKANKALRELEVKNTRRELSAYQFLITLHGRTGNLHEVYRIWRSLKLVFHRTANISYLNMIQVLVNLNDLPGAEKCFKEWASGCKTYDIRVGNVLIGAYLREGLFNKAEVLMNLARRRGSKPNSKSWKLYLDYYMKRRDIKSAVDCVENAISAGKVEGDEWAPSPLIVRDLMQHLEHNEDVEGAEAFLAILTKSKYKLQSEVLESLIRIYAASRKKSSTMRQRIKMEKVKLSEEGMKLLNDISYQ; the protein is encoded by the exons ATGGCCTCTTCATTTATGCGACAGTTTGAGAAGAAAAGGAGCATTTTGAAGAGGTCAGGTAAAAAGTACGTGGAAGAAGCTCTTTACAAGAACCTGTTTAAGAATGGCGGAGAAGATCAGAGTGTTAGGGAACAGCTTAATCACTTCTTGAAGTCTTATAAAAGTGCTTACAAATGGGAAGTAGGGAAATCTCTCAAGCATCTTCGCAGCCGCAAGCTTTATGGCCCTGCGCTCAAG TTGTCAGAAACTATGGAGAAAAGGGGAATGAACAGGACAGTCAGTGATGAAGCGATTCACCTCGATCTAGTTGCAAAAAGTAATGGAATTTCTGCCGCTGAAACCTACTTTCTCAATCTGCCTGAATCTTCAAAAAATCATCTCACCTATGGTGCTCTTCTTAATTGTTACTGCAAAGACTTGATGACTGAAAAAGCAGTAGCTTTATTTGAAAAGATGAAAGAACTTAATTTGGAATTGACTTCCATGCCGTATAACAGCCTAATGACCCTTCACTTGAAAACGGGGCTGCCAAAAATGGTTCCAACAATTATCCAGGAAATGAAGGCCTGTGATATCATGCCGGACATTTATACCTACAACGTCTGGATGAGGGCTCTTGCTGCTGTTGAAGATATACCTGGGGTTGAGAAAGTTATAGATGAGATGAAACGAGATGGTCGAGTAGCTGGAGATTGGACAACATACAGTAATTTAGCATCAATTTATGCTGATGCCGGACTATTTGATAAGGCCAACAAGGCTCTTAGGGAATTGGAGGTTAAAAATACTCGCAGAGAACTTTCTGCCTACCAATTTCTGATCACGTTGCATGGACGCACTGGAAATTTGCATGAAGTATATCGTATCTGGCGGTCCTTGAAGTTAGTTTTTCACAGAACAGCAAACATAAGTTATCTAAATATGATACAAGTATTGGTTAACTTGAACGATTTACCAGGTGCAGAGAAATGTTTTAAGGAGTGGGCATCTGGTTGCAAAACTTATGATATTCGTGTTGGAAATGTCCTAATTGGAGCTTATCTAAGAGAAGGTTTATTTAATAAGGCTGAAGTGCTCATGAACCTTGCCCGGAGGAGAGGATCTAAGCCTAATTCAAAATCTTGGAAACTCTACCTTGATTACTATATGAAAAGGAGAGATATTAAATCAGCTGTGGATTGTGTCGAAAATGCAATTTCTGCTGGTAAAGTGGAAGGTGATGAATGGGCTCCTTCCCCTTTAATTGTTCGGGATCTGATGCAACACCTTGAACATAACGAGGATGTTGAGGGTGCTGAGGCTTTCCTGGCAATTTTGACAAAGTCAAAGTATAAATTGCAATCCGAGGTACTTGAATCTTTGATAAGAATTTATGCAGCCTCTAGAAAAAAGAGTTCAACTATGCGTCAACGGATTAAAATGGAGAAAGTGAAGTTGAGTGAGGAAGGTATGAAATTACTGAATGATATCTCATATCAATGA